A window of the Candidatus Neomarinimicrobiota bacterium genome harbors these coding sequences:
- a CDS encoding thioredoxin domain-containing protein: MLDKTIARGVIVLALLSTGCQSIEGKKALNRLADEKSPYLLQHADNPVDWYPWGEDAFAAAAEQDKPIFLSIGYSTCHWCHVMEHESFEDTSVADLMNEYFISVKVDREERPDIDNIYMTVCQMLTGGGGWPLTIVMTPDKKPFFAGTYFPKEGRFDRMGMLDLVPRIGNMWRNDRGKLLTSADKIVNHLQSASSPVGTEALNEQTLKKAYQEYVDRFDNERGGLEGRMKFPTAHNLSFLLRYWKRTGEGNALQIVEKTLQEMRKGGIWDHVGLGYHRYSTDPDWLVPHFEKMLYDQAVSSIAYLEAYQATDKEEYARTAREIFAYVLRDMVSPEGGFYSAEDADSEGEEGKFYLWTAQEITDILGENDGRLFNRMFNIRKSGNFREEGTGESNGRNIPHLKFDVPTLADKEDIAESEMLRKMEEMRSRLFEVREKRVHPLKDDKILTDWNGLMIAALAKGAQVLGDETYAAAATKAADFVLDRLMTEDGRLIKRYRQGVASFPAHLEDYAFTLWGLLELYEATFELTYLSHATKLTDTMIDLFWDDENGGFFFTADDGEALIVRTKEIYDGAIPSGNSVAASVLLRTGRITGNTVYEEKAAMIGSVFSPQVERSPSGYSQLLSAIDFGLGPAHEIVIVGDPESRQTGQMLRKVQQMFLPNKVILFKSTTSSPSLLTEIAPFTETQYAIDGKATAYICQNYVCNAPTSDVAKMTAALK; the protein is encoded by the coding sequence ATGCTGGACAAAACCATAGCTCGGGGCGTGATCGTCCTGGCGCTGCTTTCAACGGGCTGTCAATCCATCGAAGGGAAAAAGGCATTGAACCGGTTGGCCGACGAAAAGAGTCCCTACCTCCTTCAGCACGCGGACAATCCCGTGGATTGGTATCCGTGGGGCGAGGACGCTTTTGCAGCGGCGGCAGAACAGGACAAGCCCATTTTCCTCTCCATCGGTTACTCCACCTGCCACTGGTGCCACGTCATGGAGCACGAATCGTTCGAGGATACGTCGGTGGCGGATCTCATGAATGAGTATTTCATCAGTGTCAAAGTGGACAGGGAAGAACGTCCCGACATAGATAACATCTACATGACGGTATGTCAAATGTTGACGGGCGGTGGCGGGTGGCCTCTCACCATCGTCATGACGCCGGACAAGAAGCCGTTTTTTGCCGGCACCTACTTTCCCAAGGAGGGTCGCTTCGACAGAATGGGAATGTTAGACCTTGTGCCGCGCATCGGAAACATGTGGCGCAACGATCGCGGAAAACTCCTCACCTCCGCCGATAAGATCGTCAATCATCTTCAGTCCGCCTCGTCTCCCGTCGGGACAGAAGCACTGAACGAACAGACACTCAAGAAGGCCTACCAGGAATACGTTGACCGATTTGACAATGAAAGGGGCGGACTCGAGGGCAGAATGAAATTCCCAACGGCACACAACCTCTCCTTTCTACTGCGCTACTGGAAGCGGACGGGCGAAGGCAACGCCCTGCAGATCGTTGAGAAGACACTTCAGGAGATGAGAAAAGGGGGAATCTGGGATCATGTAGGACTGGGCTACCACCGCTATTCTACCGATCCCGACTGGCTTGTTCCCCATTTCGAGAAGATGCTGTACGATCAGGCCGTCAGCAGCATCGCCTATCTGGAGGCATATCAGGCGACGGACAAGGAAGAATACGCCCGCACCGCCAGGGAAATCTTCGCTTACGTGCTGAGGGATATGGTCTCACCCGAGGGGGGGTTCTACTCGGCCGAAGACGCCGACAGTGAGGGCGAGGAAGGCAAGTTCTATCTGTGGACGGCGCAAGAGATAACGGATATCCTTGGAGAGAATGACGGAAGACTTTTCAACAGAATGTTCAACATCAGAAAGAGCGGCAACTTCCGAGAGGAGGGAACAGGAGAGAGCAACGGCCGGAACATTCCTCATCTGAAGTTTGACGTGCCAACACTAGCTGACAAAGAAGACATTGCCGAGTCCGAGATGTTGCGCAAGATGGAAGAGATGCGGAGCCGCCTCTTTGAAGTCCGTGAAAAGCGTGTTCATCCTCTGAAAGATGACAAGATCCTCACCGATTGGAATGGACTGATGATAGCGGCGCTAGCGAAAGGGGCTCAAGTGCTTGGTGACGAAACGTACGCAGCCGCGGCCACGAAAGCTGCTGATTTTGTTCTTGACAGACTGATGACGGAAGACGGCCGTCTGATCAAGAGGTACCGGCAAGGCGTCGCCTCCTTTCCCGCCCATCTAGAAGATTACGCGTTCACCCTCTGGGGACTGCTTGAACTGTATGAGGCGACCTTTGAATTGACGTATCTGTCACACGCCACGAAACTGACAGATACCATGATCGACCTCTTCTGGGATGATGAGAATGGAGGATTCTTCTTCACTGCGGACGACGGCGAGGCGCTGATCGTGCGAACAAAAGAGATCTACGATGGTGCGATCCCGTCGGGGAATTCAGTGGCGGCTTCGGTTTTGCTTCGTACTGGCCGCATAACCGGGAACACGGTGTATGAAGAGAAGGCGGCGATGATTGGGAGCGTATTCTCGCCGCAGGTGGAGCGGTCGCCTTCGGGCTATTCTCAACTCCTTTCGGCCATCGATTTTGGTCTCGGTCCCGCTCACGAAATCGTCATCGTAGGAGATCCGGAAAGCCGGCAGACCGGACAGATGCTCAGGAAAGTGCAGCAGATGTTTCTACCCAACAAGGTTATCCTGTTCAAATCGACAACCTCTTCCCCATCCTTGCTAACGGAAATTGCGCCATTTACGGAAACCCAGTACGCCATCGATGGCAAGGCCACCGCTTATATCTGCCAGAATTATGTGTGCAACGCCCCCACAAGCGATGTGGCAAAGATGACGGCGGCGCTGAAATGA